A section of the Piliocolobus tephrosceles isolate RC106 chromosome 14, ASM277652v3, whole genome shotgun sequence genome encodes:
- the NSMF gene encoding NMDA receptor synaptonuclear signaling and neuronal migration factor has product MRVLLSAAFAERRERSFSRSWSDPTPMKADTSHDSRDSSDLQSSHCTLDEAFEDLDWDTEKGLEAVACDTEGFVPPKVMLISSKVPKAEYIPTIIRRDDPSIIPILYDHEHATFEDILEEIERKLNVYHKGAKIWKMLIFCQGGPGHLYLLKNKVATFAKVEKEEDMIHFWKRLSRLMSKVNPEPNVIHIMGCYILGNPNGEKLFQNLRTLMTPYRVTFESPLELSAQGKQMIETYFDFRLYRLWKSRQHSKLLDFDDVL; this is encoded by the exons ATGCGAGTTTTGCTCTCTGCAGCGTTCGCTGAGCGGCGCGAGCGGAGCTTCAGCCGGTCCTGGAGCGACCCCACCCCCATGAAAGCCGACACTTCCCACGACTCCCGAGACA GCAGTGACCTGCAGAGCTCCCACTGCACACTGGACGAGGCCTTCGAGGATCTGGACTGGGACACTGAGAAGGGCCTGGAGGCCGTGGCGTGCGACACCGAGGGCTTCGTCCCACCAAAGGTCATG CTCATTTCCTCCAAGGTGCCCAAGGCTGAGTACATCCCCACCATCATCCGCCGGGACGACCCCTCCATCATCCCCATCCTCTAC GACCATGAGCACGCAACCTTCGAGGACATCCTTG AGGAAATAGAGAGGAAGCTGAACGTCTACCACAAGGGAGCCAAGATCTGGAAGATGCTGATTTTCTGCCAG GGAGGCCCTGGACACCTCTATCTGCTCAAGAACAAGGTGGCCACCTTTGCCAaagtggagaaggaagaggaCATGATTCA CTTCTGGAAGCGGCTGAGCCGCCTGATGAGTAAAGTGAACCCAGAGCCGAACGTCATCCACATCATGGGCTGCTACATTCTGGGGAACCCCAATGGGGAGAAG CTGTTCCAGAACCTCAGGACCCTCATGACTCCTTATAGGGTCACCTTCGAGTCACCCCTGGAGCTCTCAGCCCAAG GGAAGCAGATGATCGAGACGTACTTTGACTTCCGGCTGTATCGCCTTTGGAAGAGCCGCCAGCACTCGAAGCTGCTGGACTTTGACGACGTCTTGTGA